The DNA window TTTCCGGTTGGTGCCACCGAGACGGATTTCCTGCACCTGATACTTGCCATCGGCGCTGTTGTAACGCACGGAGGTGGAACCAAATTTTGAATCGGCTGTTTCCACTTTAACGTTGGCTTCGACCTTCTGCTTGCCCTTGGTAATCACAACTTTGTCATTTGCCACTTCCATCCGGTAATCGCCGGGAGCCAATTCGGTCCCGTTTACCACTGAGGGCTGGAAAAGCGTGATGTTGTGCTTTTCTGCTGCACTCACTACCATCAATGCGGCAGCGGCGAAACTCAGAATGAACTTCTTGGTCATTTGCTTGCAATACTCCTATTTCTGATCTGTCCCCAGGTCAATGCCATGTGTGAGGAGGGCTTGTGAAGCTGCTCACTCATCGCACATCTATCCATACGAAGCTCAGCTCAATTCGTTCCGTGGAGTAGAAGATTTTTCGATGGCCATCGAAAGGAAATGGGCCAAGGCGGATGCCGCGCGTTGCTGGATGGCGGGCTCATTGCCAAAGCCAGAGAGCCAAATGATCTCGGGATCGCGGCGGAACCAGGTCATTTGCCGCTTGGCATACTGCGAGGTCCGGATGGTTGTCTCTTCAATTGCGGCCTGGAGTCCCATCCGCCCATCCAAAACAGCTTGTGCCTGCTTGTAACCAACCGATTCCATGGCCTTGGCCTCAGGGCCGTAGCCGAGCTCGCGCAATTGTCCGACCTCGCTCAAAAGCCCTTGATCAAACATCAATTGGCTTCGTTTCGCAATCTGCGCCCGTAGTTGGGTCCGGTCGGGCCAGAGCCCTAGTTTTAAGACACGAAATCCCTCAAGCTGGCCTCGTTGCCGTTGGTGTGCTTGCGTCAAGGGCTGGTTTTCGTGGATCGTCACTTCCAGCGCCCGGATTAATTTATTGGTGTCATTGGCATGAATCCGCGCCGCGCTGGGGGGATCCCAGCAGTGCAGGATTCGATGCAAGGACCCAGCCCGCCGCGCCTCCAGCGCTGCCAGACGATCCCGTAAGACACTCGATCTTTCAGGACCAGGGAAGAGGCCTTCCAGCAGGGCTTTCAGGTAAAAGCCTGCGCCTCCTGTCACAATCGGGAGATGTTGGCGCTCTGTAATTTCACGCAGAACCAGCCGGGTCAGGCGTGAGTACTCTCCGGCTGTAAATACTTCCGAGGGCGTTCGAATATCAAAGAGGTGATGAGGGACAACCGATCTTTCGTCCAAAGCCGGCTTCGCCGTGCCAATATCCATCCCTTTGTAGATTTGCAATGAATCACAATTGACGATTTCGCCGTCAAACTGACATGCGAGGTGCAGGGCTAGCGCAGACTTGCCGCTGGCCGTAGGACCGACGACCGCCAGCAGCGGGGATATACTGTTAGTCAAATCGGGGAGCGCCTCCAGCGAAGGACCATTTCATGCAGAAGTCAATGCGAATCTTGTGGGCTGCAAGCCTAGCCGTAATATTCGCCCACGCGTCGTGGGCTCAACAGGCCAGCCCCGCCAGTGCGGCGAAGACAGACAAGTCTGGTGCCTATTTTAACTATTCGATGGCACACATCTTCGCGGATTTAGCAGCTTCGTCCGGAAACAAGTCCGAATATTTGAATCCAGCGATTGAATATTACAAGGCTGCGATCAAAGCTGACCCTAAGGCC is part of the Bryobacter aggregatus MPL3 genome and encodes:
- the miaA gene encoding tRNA (adenosine(37)-N6)-dimethylallyltransferase MiaA; this encodes MTNSISPLLAVVGPTASGKSALALHLACQFDGEIVNCDSLQIYKGMDIGTAKPALDERSVVPHHLFDIRTPSEVFTAGEYSRLTRLVLREITERQHLPIVTGGAGFYLKALLEGLFPGPERSSVLRDRLAALEARRAGSLHRILHCWDPPSAARIHANDTNKLIRALEVTIHENQPLTQAHQRQRGQLEGFRVLKLGLWPDRTQLRAQIAKRSQLMFDQGLLSEVGQLRELGYGPEAKAMESVGYKQAQAVLDGRMGLQAAIEETTIRTSQYAKRQMTWFRRDPEIIWLSGFGNEPAIQQRAASALAHFLSMAIEKSSTPRNELS